DNA sequence from the Streptomyces canus genome:
GGAGATGAGGATGTCGCAGGGAATCGTGAGCGGGTTGTCCGGCTCCTGCGCCCTGGCCGCGGCCATGAGTGGGTCCGGCAGACCGCTGAAGGCGCTGAAGTACTCCTCCATCGCCCGCAGCCACTGGTCCAGCGCCTCTGCGGGGTCGCCAAGGCGATCGATGTCCGTCTGACGGGCCACCAGCTCCTCGGAGCGCGTCTGCAGCACAGCCGCCAGCAGCGCTTCCCGGGTGGGGAAGTGCCGGTACAGGGTGCCGGGCCCGACGCCCGCCTCCCTGGCCACCGCCTCCAGGGAGGTGCCGACCCCGTGCTGCAGGAAGTGACGCTGCGCGGTCTCCAGGAGGGCCGCGCGGTTGCGCTGAACGTCCGCACGGGGCTTGCGTCCTCGCTGTTCACCGGCGCTCATGCGCCCTCCTGCCTGCCGTGATCCTGCGGCCACATCAAAACGGATGCCGCCTCCGTATGTCTTCGAGAGTAAAACGGAGGGGGCATCCGGTCAAACCTGCGGCCCGACCACTCAGCCCCGACAGCAGGGCACACACCCCCTCCAAGGCCTCTGCGACCCGTTCGGACACGGCACCGTCCTCCTCGCACGCCGACATGGCCGAGTCCGAACGCGGGTACGTCCGCGAGAAGTCCCTCGAAGGCCAAGCCGCCGAGCAGGAGCACGGCCACCACGGCAGGCGGACCAAGGGCGTCGAGCCGCAACCGCAGGTCGCCCAGAAGCTCCGGTTCAGCCTGCGCCACTCCGGGGTGCCTTCCCCCGGCCCGGGACGTCAGGGCGTGACCTGCTGGTGCCCTGTGACGGAGAGCAGGGCGAGCTTGCTGTGGCTCTCCGTGCCGGGGCGAGTGGTCAGCACCACCAGGGTCTGGGCGCGGTTCTCGGTGTACGGGAGCTGGGCGTCGACGTCGATGCGGCCGAGTTCGGGATGGAGGATGGTCCTGCAGTCGTCGTAGCGTTGGGCGACCTGCTGAAGTTCCCACATGCGGACGAACTCGCGGCTGTGTTCCTGCAGTTCGGCGAGGATCCGGGCGGCTCGGGCGGTGTCGCTGCCGGCTGTCAGCGCGGCCCGCAGGCGTGCTGCCTGGGCGCGGCCGTGGCGTTCGTGGGTCTCCTCGGGAACCAGCAGATGTTCGGCCGGGTCCATGAACCAGCGGTAGTAACCGCTGCGGGCCAGACCGGCGTGGCGGGTCTGGTCGCCGAGCAGTGCGACGGCCAAGCGGTTCATCGCGAGGGTGTCGAACAGGTCGGTCTGCACCATGGCCGGAGAGTCGTCCAGGCGGTCCAGGACCCGCATCAGCGTCAGGCTGACATGTTCGGAGCGGTGGAAGCGGGCCGGGGCATTGTGGCCGAGGAGGACGAAGAGGTGGTCGCGTTCGTCCGGGGTCAGCCGCAGTGCCTGGGCAAGAGCCGTGGTGATCTGGACGGAGGGCTGCGGAGCACGCTGCTGTTCCAGCCGGGCGTAGTAGTCGGTGGACATGCCGGCGAGCTGCGCGAGCTCCTCGCGGCGCAGCCCCTGCGTACGCCTGCGCGGCCCCTCGACCAGCCCGACGTCGCGGGGCGCAACGTCTCACGCCGGTGACGCAGGGAAATCGTGTACCGACGTCGGATGCCTTCGCTGAGGTCAGTGCTTGTGCGGCCCGTCCCGGTGGATGGGGCCGTGCGGGTCCTCGCAGTGCGCGGCGTCGCTCGCTCCTTCGCCGGTCAGGGCGACCTGCAAAACCTGTGCCGGGGTGTGGTCGACCTGGAGCGTGGTGTGGGTGATGCCGTAGTCGTGCTGGAGGAGTTCCTCCAGGTCGCGGCGCACAGCGTGGCAGTCGCCGCCAGGCTCGACCAGGACGTGCGCGGAGAGGGCGGACTGGCCGGAGGTGATCTGCCAGACGTGCAGATCGTGCACCTCGACGACGGCCGGCTGGGAGACAAGCTTGTCGCCCAGCGCGTCCGGGTCGACATCTGCGGGGGCGGCCTCCAGGAAAATGCGGCCCGACTCCCGCAGCAGCCCGTACCCGGCCTTGACCATGAGGGCGACCACCACGAGCGTGGCGAGGGCGTCGGCGCGGCCGAAGCCGGTGAGCAGAACGATCAGGCCGGCCACCGCGGTGCCGATGAAGGCGAACAGGTCGTTGAGGATGTGCTGGTAGGCACCCTCGACGTTGAGCGAAGAACGGTTGGCCTTGGAGATGCACCAGGCGGCCGCGATGTTCACCGCGATCCCGGCGAGGGCTGTGCCGAACACCAGCCCGCCTTCCACGTCGGGCGGATCGATCAGGCGGTGCACGGCCTCGTAGGCGAGCCAGGCGCCGAGCAGCAGCAGGGTCAGGCCGTTGGCCTGGGCGGAGAGGATCTCGGCGCGCTTCAGCCCGTAGGTGAAGACGCCGCGGGCCGGGCGGGCGGCCAGTCGCATGGCGATCAGCGCGAACACGATCGACACGGCATCGGTCAGCATGTGTGCCGCGTCCGAGATCAGGACGAGAGACTGGGCCATGATGCCGATGACGACCTCGCCCACCATGAATACGGCGATCAGGCCGAGTGCGATGCCCAGCCAGCGCCGGTCGGCGTCCGCCGAGACGCTGTGGGAGTGGCCGGCGTGCCCTCCTCCTCCGTGCTCGTGTCCTGGACCGTGCCCGTGAGTGTGATCGCCCATGGTGTACGCGCCTTCCCCCTCGCAGCGGATGCCTTGCCCGCAGTGAAACGCACGCGTACGCCCATCGCCAAAGGCTGCATCGGTGACCGTTGTCATGTCGGTTAACAAGCCTCTGACCTGCGGCAACTTGTCGACGAATGGCACCGCCCGAGCGGCGGCGCCGGGAGCTCCACCCGTCGTGAACCAGCGGTCGGGGTGGTCGGTACCCTTCCATGACGTACGGACCATGCGGTTCCGTCGCCGCCGCCCGTCACCCGCTGCCCGTCCGCTCCCCACGACGGACTCCTCGAAGGCCACGATCTGATGCGTACGCACTGCTCGCCCGGAGCCGGCTCGCCGGCGTCCGGCGTACTGCGCGGGCTTCGGGCCGGGGTGCTCGCGCTGCTGTGTGTGCTGCTGCCGCTGGCCGGGCACGTGCTGTCGCAGTGCCACGCACCCCGGTGGATCATCGTGGCTGCGACGGCGGCTGTCGCGCTGCCGGGCGCGGCCGTGCTGACACGGCATCGGCTGACGGACACTCAACTGCTGGGCGTGCTCGCCCTCGCGCAACTCGCCTACCACGTCGCCTACTCACTACCCGGCGCCTGCACTGCGGTGACCGGGCAGGACAGTTCCGTCGGCGGTCTGGGCCGGCTGATCGAGCATGACGCGACCGCCGGGCCGCCACCCGGTGTGCTGCTCGCCGGCCATCTGGTCACCCTGCTCCTCGTCGCCCGGTTGCTGGGCTTTTCGGAGCGGCTGCTGTGGCAGAGCAGATCCCTCCTGTTGGTCGTACGGCATCTGCTGCTGTTCCTGTGGCCACTGCTGAGTGGCGGTCACGGCACCGGCCCACAGCTTGTCCTCCCCGGGAGCACCTCGCCGCTGATGTCGGCCCTGCTGGTGCGGCTGCCCGAGGGCCGTGCACCGCCGCGCCACGGGCACGGTCCGTTCGCCCTTTTCCGGCCGACGCCGCTCGGCGCGCTCCGCCTGCCCTGACGGGCCTGACGCGAGGGCCGCCCGGCGGGCCGGTCCTCCCGTCCCGGTGGCGTGACTGCCGGGGGTCACAGAGAGTCCCGCGTCATGTACGTCCCCGACCGGCGTGCCGTCCGCACGGTGGCACGCGCTTGTTGTCCCAGCCGCCCTGGCGGCCCTGGCCGTCGCCGCACCGCAGGCCACACCGACCTCGACATCAGCAGTCCGGGAGCGAACGCTCAACTCGCCGGACTGCCCCTGCGCGTCACGCTGACCTTCAGCGACGCAGACCCTGATGCGCAGCCATCTGGGCCACCTGTTCATGCTGGTGCACTTCCTGGCCGTGGGGCTGCTGTTCTTCTGGGTCGTCATCGGCACCGACCCCGGCCCGCGCCGCCCGCCCCATCCGGGCCGGCTGTTCGTCCTCATCCTGACGATGCCGTTCCACTCCTGGTTCGGCATCTCGCTGATGAGCGCGACCGCGCTGATCGGAGAGGGCTGATGGTCGGCGCTGGAGCGGCCCTGGGTCGAGTACCCGATGGACGACCAGTACGACGCCGGGGCCATCGCCTGGGCCACCGGTGACACCCCGTACTGATCACCACGATCATCCTGGCCGTCCAGTGGGTCCGCTCCGACCAGCGCGAGGCCCGCCGCGTGGACCGGCAGATCCACCGCGGCTTCCACAACGACCCGCTCACCGCCTACAACGCCTACCTGGCTGGTCTGCACGCCCGCGACCGGCGCCCCGCCCGCCCCTCCACGTCCACCCCCACCGAGGAATCATGAGCAAGCTGAAGAAGAACCTGATCGCAGCCGCCGTCCTCCTGGCCGGCTTCGCCCTCGCCATCGGCTCCTACCTCCTGCTCGCCCCGGACAACCGGAACAACGGCGGCCTTGATGTACAACCGGCCGCCGAGGCATTGCCCGTCCGAGAGAACAGCCACCGCCTCACCGAACCGAAGAAGAGCGAACTGACGATCGTCGAGTTCCTGGACTTCGAGTGCGAGTCGTGCGGGGCGTATTACCCGGCCGTGGAGCAACTGCGCGAGGCATACGGCGACCGGGTCACCT
Encoded proteins:
- a CDS encoding TetR/AcrR family transcriptional regulator, with the translated sequence MSAGEQRGRKPRADVQRNRAALLETAQRHFLQHGVGTSLEAVAREAGVGPGTLYRHFPTREALLAAVLQTRSEELVARQTDIDRLGDPAEALDQWLRAMEEYFSAFSGLPDPLMAAARAQEPDNPLTIPCDILISATDQYVRAAQLAGRVRASVRGNDLFLAACSVAWIKGTGTEEEALDRLRTLIAGGYRERDTQA
- a CDS encoding cation diffusion facilitator family transporter, with the translated sequence MGDHTHGHGPGHEHGGGGHAGHSHSVSADADRRWLGIALGLIAVFMVGEVVIGIMAQSLVLISDAAHMLTDAVSIVFALIAMRLAARPARGVFTYGLKRAEILSAQANGLTLLLLGAWLAYEAVHRLIDPPDVEGGLVFGTALAGIAVNIAAAWCISKANRSSLNVEGAYQHILNDLFAFIGTAVAGLIVLLTGFGRADALATLVVVALMVKAGYGLLRESGRIFLEAAPADVDPDALGDKLVSQPAVVEVHDLHVWQITSGQSALSAHVLVEPGGDCHAVRRDLEELLQHDYGITHTTLQVDHTPAQVLQVALTGEGASDAAHCEDPHGPIHRDGPHKH
- a CDS encoding helix-turn-helix transcriptional regulator codes for the protein MSTDYYARLEQQRAPQPSVQITTALAQALRLTPDERDHLFVLLGHNAPARFHRSEHVSLTLMRVLDRLDDSPAMVQTDLFDTLAMNRLAVALLGDQTRHAGLARSGYYRWFMDPAEHLLVPEETHERHGRAQAARLRAALTAGSDTARAARILAELQEHSREFVRMWELQQVAQRYDDCRTILHPELGRIDVDAQLPYTENRAQTLVVLTTRPGTESHSKLALLSVTGHQQVTP